Part of the uncultured Desulfobacter sp. genome, ACAAGGAGGACGATTCATGAACGATTCCACTCCGTTCCAAGCCCAGGACCTTGCCCCTGACATGCAGAAAAAACAGCTGATCGACATGTTCACCCGTATTGTTGTACATTACGGCCTCTGGTTCAACGAGGTTCAGCACCAGATGGGCATGGAAAAGGCGCTTGCGGCTTTGGATACGGCCACACAATCTTCGATTTCCATTCTGATGAAACATCTGTCCCGCACCCTGGATTTTGAACTGGAACAGGGTATGCCCAAAGCGTTGATGTCCCTGGATGACGACACAACCGAAAAACTGATGGCCGCCGTGGGAAAAGCCTGGCTTGCCAACGACGGTGTCTGGTTCCAGTCCGTGGAGTTTGCCCACGGCATGAACGATGCCAAACGGTGCAATGACTCCTGCTGGGCCAGGTTTTCTCCCTTTGAAGCCCACCGCATCAAAAACATCCTGGGCCTGGGTAATTATCCGGGACTTGAGGGCCTTAAACGCGCCTTGAACTTCAGGATGTACGCATTCATAAACGAGCAGAGCATTGTGCAAGAGACCGAGACCAGTTTTGTATTTCAGATGAATGAATGCCGGGTCCAGCGGGCAAGGATGCGCAAGAATCTTGATGATTATCCTTGCAAGTCCGGCGGTCTTGTTGAGTACGCCCGTTTTGCCGAAGGCGTTGACGATCGAATAAAAACCGAATGTATCGGGTGTCCCCCGGATCCCCATCCTGAAACATGGTTCTGCGCATGGCGATTTACACTGGAGCAGTGATGTGTTAATGCAGGTTCCTAAGGTTTAATATACTCAAGACACACACGGATAAATAAATCCATTCTATAACTATATAATTTAAAAAAGAAATGTGAATTATGGGAGTCATTTCCGACAAAATTCAGGAATTAAGGCAAAAAGAGAAAAAGATAAAGGCCATGGGCGGTGAAAAAGCTTTGGCCAAACGGCGTGACAAGGGCGTTTTGAACGCCAGGCAGCGTCTTAACCTGCTGTTTGATGCCGGCACGTTCAGGGAACTGGACATGTTCGTCACCCACCGGTGCACCAATTTCGGCATGGAAACCAAAGAAATTCCTGCAGACGGTGTAATCACCGGACACGGAAAGGTGAACGGCCGCCTGGTCTTTGCCTATGCCCAGGACTTTACGGCCGCTGCCGGATCATTGGGAGAAATGCAGGCCAAAAAGATATGTAAGGTCATGGACTTAGGCATAAAAGCCGGTGCCCCTGTGGTCGGCATGAATGATTCCGGCGGGGCGCGGATCCAGGAAGGCATTGACGCCTTATCCGGTTACGGCGAAATCTTTTTTCGCAATTCTGCGGCGTCCGGTGTTATCCCGCAGATTTCGGCCATTATGGGGCCCACGGCAGGCGGGGCTGTCTACTCTCCGGCCATGACCGATTTTATTTTCATGGTCAAGGAGTCCTCGTATATGTTCATCACCGGTCCCAATGTCATCAAGGCGGTCACCGGCGAGGAGATCTCCTTTGAGGCACTTGGCGGTGCCATGACCCACAACGAAAAATCCGGGGTGGCCCAGTTTGCCTGTGAGTCCGACGAGGACTGCATCGAGCAGATCAAGCAGCTTTTGGCGTTTCTGCCGTCCAACAACATGGAAGATCCTCCGATCAAACCCACGGACGATTCCCCCCATCGCATGTCTCCGGCCCTTGATACCATTATCCCGGATAAATCCAACCAGGCCTATGATGTCAAACAGATCATTGCCGAGGTGGTGGATGATGGTTACTTTTTCGAACCCCACCAGTATTTTGCCAGAAATATCATCATCTGTTTTGCCCGGCTCAACGGTCGGCCCATCGGCATTATTGCCAACCAGCCCATGGTTATGG contains:
- a CDS encoding DUF6125 family protein, which translates into the protein MNDSTPFQAQDLAPDMQKKQLIDMFTRIVVHYGLWFNEVQHQMGMEKALAALDTATQSSISILMKHLSRTLDFELEQGMPKALMSLDDDTTEKLMAAVGKAWLANDGVWFQSVEFAHGMNDAKRCNDSCWARFSPFEAHRIKNILGLGNYPGLEGLKRALNFRMYAFINEQSIVQETETSFVFQMNECRVQRARMRKNLDDYPCKSGGLVEYARFAEGVDDRIKTECIGCPPDPHPETWFCAWRFTLEQ
- a CDS encoding carboxyl transferase domain-containing protein, which translates into the protein MGVISDKIQELRQKEKKIKAMGGEKALAKRRDKGVLNARQRLNLLFDAGTFRELDMFVTHRCTNFGMETKEIPADGVITGHGKVNGRLVFAYAQDFTAAAGSLGEMQAKKICKVMDLGIKAGAPVVGMNDSGGARIQEGIDALSGYGEIFFRNSAASGVIPQISAIMGPTAGGAVYSPAMTDFIFMVKESSYMFITGPNVIKAVTGEEISFEALGGAMTHNEKSGVAQFACESDEDCIEQIKQLLAFLPSNNMEDPPIKPTDDSPHRMSPALDTIIPDKSNQAYDVKQIIAEVVDDGYFFEPHQYFARNIIICFARLNGRPIGIIANQPMVMAGCLDIDASDKATRFIRFCDAFNIPLLTIADVPGYLPGSHQEWGGVIRHGAKLLWCYAEATVPKLLLITRKDYGGSYIAMCSKHLGADMAFAWPMAEVAVMGAEGAANVIHAREIKNSEDPPATRKQKIEEYNTQFSNPYCAAARGYVDAVIVPGETRPRLIDALEAVVTKREFRPAKKHGNIPV